In the Sarcophilus harrisii chromosome 3, mSarHar1.11, whole genome shotgun sequence genome, one interval contains:
- the LOC100931579 gene encoding neuferricin isoform X2 — protein MSRRRRSVGGGAEPRPSVAVTVTVAVTVAAAAAAAAWLRGGREAASRPRLLRAAELGRYRGGAGEPGLYLALLGRVFDVEAGRAHYARGRAYSGLAGKLIGRFYKENGEPTPALLRAEATMAQGVAARETEDGQKQQFPPCNSEWSSASPGRFWCSKQSGGVTRAWAGVPRKLYQPGGKKPRCVCVRATGPPTGQPASASHGDRGDLDDPSLQEYPGCPPLASSCTVRD, from the exons ATgtcgaggaggaggaggagcgtGGGCGGAGGCGCGGAGCCGCGGCCCAGCGTGGCCGTGACCGTGACCGTGGCCGTGACCGTGGCCGcggccgcggcggcggcggcctgGCTGCGGGGCGGCCGGGAAGCTGCCTCGAGGCCCCGGCTGCTCCGCGCCGCCGAGCTGGGCCGCTACCGCGGGGGCGCGGGCGAGCCCGGCCTCTACCTGGCCCTGCTGGGCCGCGTGTTCGACGTGGAGGCCGGGCGGGCCCACTACGCGCGCGGCCGCGCCTACAGCGGCCTGGCCG GAAAGCTGATTGGGAGGTTCTACAAGGAAAATGGAGAGCCCACTCCCGCCCTCCTCCGGGCGGAGGCCACCATGGCACAGGGGGTGGCAGCCAGGGAGACAGAAGACGGACAGAAGCAGCAGTTCCCCCCGTGCAACTCGGAGTGGAGTTCGGCCAGCCCGGGCCGCTTCTGGTGCTCCAAACAGAG CGGAGGCGTGACCAGGGCCTGGGCCGGGGTCCCCAGAAAGCTGTATCAGCCGGGGGGGAAGAAGCCCcgctgtgtgtgtgtgagagccACGGGCCCCCCCACCGGCCAGCCGGCCTCCGCCAGCCATGGCGACCGTGGCGACCTGGACGACCCGAGCCTGCAGGAGTACCCGGGCTGCCCGCCGCTGGCCAGCAGCTGCACCGTGCGAGACTGA
- the LOC100931579 gene encoding neuferricin isoform X1 — MSRRRRSVGGGAEPRPSVAVTVTVAVTVAAAAAAAAWLRGGREAASRPRLLRAAELGRYRGGAGEPGLYLALLGRVFDVEAGRAHYARGRAYSGLAGRDASRAFVTGDFSRDGLSDDVSDFGPAQMLILRDWLLFYEENYAFVGKLIGRFYKENGEPTPALLRAEATMAQGVAARETEDGQKQQFPPCNSEWSSASPGRFWCSKQSGGVTRAWAGVPRKLYQPGGKKPRCVCVRATGPPTGQPASASHGDRGDLDDPSLQEYPGCPPLASSCTVRD, encoded by the exons ATgtcgaggaggaggaggagcgtGGGCGGAGGCGCGGAGCCGCGGCCCAGCGTGGCCGTGACCGTGACCGTGGCCGTGACCGTGGCCGcggccgcggcggcggcggcctgGCTGCGGGGCGGCCGGGAAGCTGCCTCGAGGCCCCGGCTGCTCCGCGCCGCCGAGCTGGGCCGCTACCGCGGGGGCGCGGGCGAGCCCGGCCTCTACCTGGCCCTGCTGGGCCGCGTGTTCGACGTGGAGGCCGGGCGGGCCCACTACGCGCGCGGCCGCGCCTACAGCGGCCTGGCCG GTCGCGACGCCTCCCGAGCCTTTGTGACCGGGGACTTCTCGCGGGACGGCCTGAGCGACGACGTGTCGGACTTTGGCCCCGCGCAGATGCTCATCCTGCGGGACTGGCTGCTGTTCTACGAGGAGAACTACGCCTTCGTGG GAAAGCTGATTGGGAGGTTCTACAAGGAAAATGGAGAGCCCACTCCCGCCCTCCTCCGGGCGGAGGCCACCATGGCACAGGGGGTGGCAGCCAGGGAGACAGAAGACGGACAGAAGCAGCAGTTCCCCCCGTGCAACTCGGAGTGGAGTTCGGCCAGCCCGGGCCGCTTCTGGTGCTCCAAACAGAG CGGAGGCGTGACCAGGGCCTGGGCCGGGGTCCCCAGAAAGCTGTATCAGCCGGGGGGGAAGAAGCCCcgctgtgtgtgtgtgagagccACGGGCCCCCCCACCGGCCAGCCGGCCTCCGCCAGCCATGGCGACCGTGGCGACCTGGACGACCCGAGCCTGCAGGAGTACCCGGGCTGCCCGCCGCTGGCCAGCAGCTGCACCGTGCGAGACTGA
- the LOC100931579 gene encoding neuferricin isoform X3, which produces MSRRRRSVGGGAEPRPSVAVTVTVAVTVAAAAAAAAWLRGGREAASRPRLLRAAELGRYRGGAGEPGLYLALLGRVFDVEAGRAHYARGRAYSGLAGRDASRAFVTGDFSRDGLSDDVSDFGPAQMLILRDWLLFYEENYAFVGKLIGRFYKENGEPTPALLRAEATMAQGVAARETEDGQKQQFPPCNSEWSSASPGRFWCSKQSPEGWPLLLPRFTNEEAEGD; this is translated from the exons ATgtcgaggaggaggaggagcgtGGGCGGAGGCGCGGAGCCGCGGCCCAGCGTGGCCGTGACCGTGACCGTGGCCGTGACCGTGGCCGcggccgcggcggcggcggcctgGCTGCGGGGCGGCCGGGAAGCTGCCTCGAGGCCCCGGCTGCTCCGCGCCGCCGAGCTGGGCCGCTACCGCGGGGGCGCGGGCGAGCCCGGCCTCTACCTGGCCCTGCTGGGCCGCGTGTTCGACGTGGAGGCCGGGCGGGCCCACTACGCGCGCGGCCGCGCCTACAGCGGCCTGGCCG GTCGCGACGCCTCCCGAGCCTTTGTGACCGGGGACTTCTCGCGGGACGGCCTGAGCGACGACGTGTCGGACTTTGGCCCCGCGCAGATGCTCATCCTGCGGGACTGGCTGCTGTTCTACGAGGAGAACTACGCCTTCGTGG GAAAGCTGATTGGGAGGTTCTACAAGGAAAATGGAGAGCCCACTCCCGCCCTCCTCCGGGCGGAGGCCACCATGGCACAGGGGGTGGCAGCCAGGGAGACAGAAGACGGACAGAAGCAGCAGTTCCCCCCGTGCAACTCGGAGTGGAGTTCGGCCAGCCCGGGCCGCTTCTGGTGCTCCAAACAGAG CCCTGAGGGATGGCCGCTATTATTGCCCcgatttacaaatgaggaagctgagggagactag